The region GATGAAGTTCTCGCACCAGGACCTCTACAACATGGTGCACACCGGCGTCGACCTGAAGGCGGCCGGCTCCGCGCAGGCGGACTGGGCCGCGGTCGGCAAGGCGCTCGACGAGGTGCAGGGCCTGCTGGCCAAGGCGATCACCCAGTCCCAGCAGGCGTGGTCGGGCGAGTCCGCCGACCGGGCCCGCGAGGCGCTGGAGTCGGTGGAGAAGTGGGCGCTCAACACCAGCGGCCACGCCGACAACGTCGCCAAGTGCATCGGCGACGAGATCCAGCACGTGGAGACCGCGCGGCAGATGATGCCCGCGCCGTCGCCCGCGCCGCCCACCATCACGCCGGTCACCGGCGGTGTCACGCCGCCCGTGGGCACCCAGCCCGACACCCGCGCCGCGCTGGTCCAGCAGCAGCCCGCGTTCCGCGTGCCGTCGCACGGCGCCGGCGCGCAGCGGCTGATGGCCGACGACCGCGGCGGCGACCTGAGCGGCTTGCGGACCGTGCCCCCGGTCGCGCCGACCAGCCCGTTCGTCGGCCTGGAGAACGTGGCCGCGCCGGTCGTCGACTCGGTCGTGACGGCCGACGCCACGCACCGGCAGGCGGCCGAGGTGATGGCCCTGTTCCAGCAGAACTCCTACGCCGTCGACCGGACCGTGCCGTCGTTCAGCCCGCCGACCAACCCGGTCGCGCCGACGCCCCCGCCGGCCGTGGTCGTCACGCCCGGCCCGGTCGCCCCGCCGCCGCCGGACGGCGGTCCCGGCCCGGTGGTCGCCCCGACCCGGCCCGGACCGCAGGAGCGCGGCGCCACCACCCCGTCCCAGGGGCGCGGTGGCGGTGGCTCGTTCGGCCGCGGCGGGTTCGTCGGCGGCCGCGGCCCGATGCCCGTGCCGGTCGGCTCCGGTGGTGGTGGCGGAGGCGGT is a window of Saccharothrix espanaensis DSM 44229 DNA encoding:
- a CDS encoding PPE domain-containing protein; this encodes MSDDRRGGRGHGNHGGHGGGNHGGHGGGNHGGGNGDDRHEQPPSQLGEKVDWMKFSHQDLYNMVHTGVDLKAAGSAQADWAAVGKALDEVQGLLAKAITQSQQAWSGESADRAREALESVEKWALNTSGHADNVAKCIGDEIQHVETARQMMPAPSPAPPTITPVTGGVTPPVGTQPDTRAALVQQQPAFRVPSHGAGAQRLMADDRGGDLSGLRTVPPVAPTSPFVGLENVAAPVVDSVVTADATHRQAAEVMALFQQNSYAVDRTVPSFSPPTNPVAPTPPPAVVVTPGPVAPPPPDGGPGPVVAPTRPGPQERGATTPSQGRGGGGSFGRGGFVGGRGPMPVPVGSGGGGGGGGPAPLGPPGLGSGILNERSGGANPGGVTSQFQAPKSVTPQHGMIGAAPMAAPPPVASTPGGGGNERSRPGYLEDDDNVFGVDRKAAPPVIGL